The Juglans regia cultivar Chandler chromosome 1, Walnut 2.0, whole genome shotgun sequence nucleotide sequence ATGACTTCTAATCATCTTTTACACATTGCATGATTTGTTTCACAAGCCAAATTAATCATCAGATAACCAAACACCCAAATTGCAGTGGGAATGACTTTTGTGGGGTTACCTGACAGCTTAGAAAGTTGGGTTGTGCATGGCGGCAGCAGACCTTGGAGTGATTTCACCCAAATCACCCAAACTCGAGACAAAGAAAGAGAGttagataaagagagagagtcgattgagagggagagagaagcaCTCTTACCTTCGAAGGCGCCGTTGCACAGTGGCCACATCGCATGAGGCATAAATCGAAGGGGAGAAGAGGTTTGACTAGGCCAGGTAGCGACGCCAAggcttttgagagagagagagagagagagttagtgTGGGAGAGAGGTTCAGGAATGGGTATAGTGTTTATCTCACCTTCAACGACGCCAGGGAGGTTGGTTCGCCCTTCTGACACTGACGCTGGGAGGTCCGTTCTCAATCTGCGACAATGAGAGATTCGTTCGTTTAGATGGAGAGAAGAGcccaaatgaaaatgaaagcaaTCGGGTaggaatttgaatttcaaaatgaaaaagcAAAGTTTTGTGTAGACGGACATCATTCTGACACCATAGAAGCAAATCACATCACACTGCAGAGAAGCTGTCAGCagcagagaaagaaaaaaaaaaagtaagccATGTTGGACGCGCAGTAGTTGGTGGTAAGTGTATCATAATTCttagtttaataatttttttttttttgaaaattcataCTTCATACAATTCATCAAATGAAGTTAGTGATACAAGAGGGAATGCTGTCTACATCTAAAGAAGAAGTAGAGTTTACAAATGCATTCTTGGCAAGCACGTGGGTTGCCTTGTTTCCCTCTCTACATATATGGATTGCTGACCAACTTTCAAGAGTGCTAAGCTGGCCCTTTATATCATCAATAATCATCCCAGTTGAAGACCAATTTTTGCCCTTTCCATTGATAGCTTGAATTACTTGAAAGGAATCCCCTTCCAAGATGATCTTGGTGAGGCCCAGGTGGTTGCCAAGCCGAGAGGCTTCCAAAGCACCTATTGCTTCTGCTAGGAACGGTTCAGGATAAAGTGATATGTTTAGTCTTGAGGATGCCACCACTAGTCCTGAATGATCTCTCACTATGATCCTGATCCCCACtttgcatttcattttatcgATGGTAGCATCCCAGTTGATCTTGTAGGTGTGGGGAGGGGGTGGGGACCAGGTATCATTTTGTTGTTGCAGCCTTTGGTGTTTTGCTGAAGTTTGAGTTAGCATATTCCTCATGTCCCTTAAGGTAGATTTAGCCCTGCTATAGAATTGGGGTCCTTAAAGTCCTGTTTGAatacaaaagaatttcttcttaaCCATATTCTTTTGGCTACCACAGCTAACTCCTCCACTAGATCCTGCTGGCAATTTGAGTCGATTTGAGACCAAAAGATCATGAATAGAGTGCCAATTGGAATTTAACTTCTATAGTTGTCGGGAGCAATTGTGCCAGACGTCTTGGGCAGTAGGACAGGACCATAAGGCATGGAGGACTGTCTCTTCATCTTGCAAACATATGGGACAGAGAGGCTTGTCTAGAATCTTCTTCTTGAACAGGTTAAGATTGGTAGGTAAGGCCTCATTGCATGCCCTCCACAGAAAATTCTTTTCAGTAGGAGTTATCTTTAATTTCCACAACCTTTTCCAGAATTGATCACTTTGAGAGTTATTCGACCCTTGGCGTTTTTCCAATTCATCCAACTCCCTTAGCAAATGATATGCACTTTTTACTAAATAAGTGCCTTGAGTGCTTCTAGTCCAAATCAACCTATCCTCACAGTTAGAAATACTGAGAGGAATCTGTGGATAATTTCAGCCTCCTCTTGAGAGAATAGTTGATTCACTAGTTGAGAGTTCCACTCCCTCGAGGTCTggtcaatgagagagagagagagctgacaTTAGCCTCAGTGCTTATACTAGCCAAGGGGAATTGAACTCTGAAAGTGGTAGGCCTCGGGATCCATTTATCTTGAAGAATGTTAATGCTTGTGCATTGCCAACTCTCCATCTAGTCTCTTTTTCTATCAAACCTCTAGCTGCCAATATGCTTCTCCAGATATAAGAGGGTTTATATCTTAATTTGGCTTTCAAAAAATGACCATGAGGAAAGTATTTTACTTTTAGAACTTTGGAAACAAGGGCTTGAGGATATTGGATTAacctccaaccttgttttgctAGCATGGCAAGGTTGAAACTGTGAAGTTCTCGAAAGCCCATTCCCCCTATTGCTTTTGCCCTGCCCATGTTCTTCCATGAGATCCAATGGATGTTTTTTTCGTTTTCAACCCTCCCCCACCAAAAATTCCTAATCagcttgtttattttcttcaaaagagTCCAAGGGAGGTTAAAAACTGCCATACTATAGGTTGGCATAGCTTGGACTACTGATTTAATGAACACCTCCTTGCTTTCTTGTGAGAGCAATTGAACTTTATGGCTGCTGAGCTTAAGTCTAATCCTGTCTAGAATTGACTTGAAAGATTTAGTTCTTGATCTGCCCATTAAAGCTGGAAGGCCCAAGTATCTTTCATATGTTTGAGTGGAATTTACCCTTGCTATACTCAActtatttatgaaaacaaactgtCTTTGCTATGAGTGAGGTACTATCTTTGCTCTGAGCAAAGTGAGTCCTTGGAGTTTTTTGTGGCAAAAACTGCAGAGCAACATATGGAGGCCTAACTAGAGAGACTATGGAGAGGTTTCACGTTAATAGATAAGGAAAAGTAAGGATTCACAATGACAAAAGCAGAGGTCGAAAAGGTGGCAGGAGATAAAAAATTTGGTCTGTTGCTCCTGGTGGTTGCTGAGAAACAGGTAAAAAAGGAAGCTTTTAGAAACACTATGTCAAAGATCTGGGGTCCAGTTGGCTGGATCCAATTCAAGGAAATGGGTATCAACAAATTCATGTTGGAATTCAAGCTAGAACAAGACAAAAACAAGGTCCTGCAGGGGTGTCCTTGGACTTTTGACAGATTTCTAGTCTACATGAAGATGTAGATTGGACAATTCCTCCAAACGAAATCACCTTTTCACATGAATCCTTCTAGTTTCGAATACATAACATGCCATTGGGTAGTATGAATACATATATTGGTTCTCAAATAGGAGCAAGCATTGGAGAGGTAATGGAGATAGACACAGATAGTTCAGACTGTGCATGGGGTCAATTCCTACGTATGAAAGTTCGCATCAACATCACGAAACCTCTGAATCATGGCAGACTTATGAATATAGAGGATAAAACTCTATGGCTCCCATTCAAGTATGAGAGACTACCAGCCTTTTGTTTTCACTGTGGCGTTATAAAACACAAGAAGGAAGGATGCACAACCTTAGCAAGACGTAGCCATAACTCCCACAAACTTTAATATGGCCCTTGGCTTCAGGCTAACACTCCAAAACCTGATAGCTTAACCATGAAGCGTTACGAGGGAGAAGGAAGGGGAGAGGCAAAAGCCTCATGGCAGGAAAAAAGTCCACTAGAAGATACTATTCCTGCTCATGAACCGAGTGGTGACTCAAAATAGGACCAAAAAGGGTATGTTTTTAAGGCTACCCTACCCAAGGAGTTTGACTTTACTCGGGAAAACAAGCATACACAGAACTTTGCTGCAACTCTGCACCAGGCTAGCCCCGAGATCCCAGGTTTTGCTAAGGGGAGTGGATATACTGTTGTGGAAGAGGGGAAAAACAGCAAAACAAAGACCCAACTAGACAAGGTCCAGCAGGTCTCAGCCCTTCTTATTAAATCAGGCCCATCCATTGCTAATCAGGATAGTTCTCTTAACCTTTTCCTGGAGTCACAGATTAAACTTCTTAATACCTCTAATAAGACCACATGGAAAAGAAGAGCAAGAGAGCGGACTCTAAATGTAATAGAAAATGAGAAGGAGGACCTTGTTATGAGGAGTGATGAGTTACCTTTGAAACGAAGGGGGGATTGTCATATTTTCAGTGCAGACATTcacaaaaaatagaagaaatatgAGATACAAGCAGTGGTTATTAAGTAAGAAGAAATGGTGGAGGCTGCAAGGCAGCCCTACCAACAACCATGATTTGTTTAAGTTAGAACTGCCAAGGGTTTGGGAACCCTCGAAAAGTTCGAGAGCTTCACCTTTTGGTGAAATCCAAGTTCCCTAGTCTCATTTTCCTTATGGAGACTAAATGTAATAGAAATAAGATTAAGCTAGTTAAGAAAAAACTAGGAATGGCTCACAACTTTGTGGTGGATAGTAGAGGGGCTAGTGGAGGCTTGGTTTTCATTTGGAATGACTCAATTAGTGTGAATCTGCTAAGCTATTCACAACACCATATGTCCCTTAATGTGAGCCTAGAAAATGATAAACTGACTTGGACACTCACTGAATTTTATGGTAATCCTGTTCTTGGAAAGAGGAAGTTAAGTTGGCCCTCCTTCATGCCTTGCAACCAGCTGAGAATCACCCATGGCTTTGCTTAGGTGACTTTAACGAAATCTTGCACTATGGGGAAAAATTTGGGGAGGCCTCTCTTTCAAATGGAGGATTTCAGAATAGTCCTTTTGGATACTGGCTTTCATGATCTAGGCTATAAGGGTGACCAATTCACTTGGTGTAATAATATGGAAGGTCTCCAATTCACAAAAGAGAGACTTGATAGAGCATGTGCAAATTCCCTTGGCAGCTTTTATTTAGAAATTCCTCAGTCAATACAGCAGCAGCGAGCAGCTCAGATCACAGCCCACTTGTGGTGTTGATATCTACTGTTGAACAGCTTGCAACCAGAGTTGAAAAACCCTTTAGATATGAGGCCAGCTGGGCTGTAAAGGAGGAATGCAAGAAAGTGATTGAGGAGTCTTGGAACAGAAATAAGATGATGTCCAACAAGTTGATGGTGGCTAGAGAAAACCTAAAGAGGAGTAGAGAAAAACTGAGTTGGTGGAGCAAAAACTCAGTGCAGCCTGATACAAAGATAATCCATAACAGGTTCCAGAAGCTACAAGCTCTCCAAAAAGCAAATAAAGGGGATCTCAAAGAGGAGATTCAGGCCACTAAAAAAGAGATTAATCAGCTACTTGAAGAGGAAGACACTTATTGGAGACAAAGGGCCAAGCATAAATGGCTCCTAGAGGGAGATAGAAATACCAGATTATTTCACTAGTGTGCAACTCAGAGAATGAAGAAGAATACCATCAAGAAAATAGCAGATGAAACTGGTTCCACAGCTTCTACACCCGAAGGAATTagtgcaaaatttaattttttgtttaagaatttgttCTCTACCTCAAATCCTCAGGGCTTATCAGAGTCACTGCAACACCTCAAACCTACTGTAATAGAGGAAATGAATACAAAACTTATGGGAAGTTTTACAAAACAAGAAGTGGAGGAGGCAATTTTCAACATGAATCCATTTAGCTCTCTTGGACCAGATGGCTTCCCCCCGGCTTTCTATCAAAACCACTGGTCCCAAGTGGGAAATGAGGTAAGTGAAGATGTTCTATATATCTTAAACTCGGGTGGCAAGGTTGATACAATCAATGCAACTCAGATTGTACTGATTCCTAAGAAGAAAAACCCCATAACAGTTTTAGATTATCGCCTTATTAGCCTCTGTAATGTTATTTACAAAATGGTGTCCAAGTCAATTGCAAATAGACTGAAATCTATTCTGCCAGAAATCATTTCAATCACACAATCTGTTTTGTCCCGGGTAGGCTGATTTCAGATAATCTTATTGTTGCTTTTGAGGCTTTACACACAATGCACGATAGATTAAGAGGCAAGGAGGGTTTCATGGCCTTAAAGCTCGACATGAGCAAAACATACGATAGAATTGAATGGCAGTTCCTGAAAGAAGTGATGCTCAAGATGGGTTTTGCAATAGAATGGGTGCAGCTGGTGATGAACTGTGTGGAGAGAGTGTCTTACTCAATCCTACTGAATGGCTCTCATCAGGAATCCTTTAAACCAACTAGAGACATTAGGCAGGGAGACCCTTCGTCTCcctaacttttattttatgtgcAGAAGTGTTAACTTCCTTGCTAGATAATGCTGAAAAAACCAAGGCCATAACAGGTGTTCCAATTGTTACAATACACCATACTCAACttatttattcttatcatataaatattaatttgttatattgtcAGATGTTCCCTTTTTAACTACCAACTTATTAGCCTTATGTAGTTGTAATCTTGGGCCTGATGGGCTCTTCGGATAGGATCATATTCAAAGCTGATAGCATGCATATAAGAGCATTAGGATTGGATTGTCcatcttattctttaaattttaattaatatgtaacttttttatttttaactaatcattcaaaatctGAAGTCTACGTTGGATTAGTTATCacattttctataataataaaatattattattttttattatttatattttttagttaaattttattttattttcataatcttcaataacttctaacaatcatatttattttcattttcacaatccaacaatctataatataataatctcatatgtatataaatgaaaaaatctcatatgaatagaaatctcatatctataatataataatctcaaaaaatacttttaaacttgctatagttcttttcatatttaaaaagaagaatgaatttactataacatatattttggatgaaaacagtttagttaattcaatgtggagcaaatatggatgatatttgttaaatttaaagatgaaaatgtattcgattaatccaatactaatgccCTAAGACATGAATTGATGATAGCCAGTGATGGTTGTAATCTTGGGCCTGATGGGCTCTTCGGATAGGGGCCCATGTGAAATGGGcttttttgaacaaaaatagTACCACAATACAGACCCAAATGTTAATACCAAACATTCTTAGCTAGTAAAATAGGATCGTATTTCGTATTTCATAGCATGTTTGTAATTTTAAGAATTCTTTTGAAATAAAcagtttaggttttttttttttttttaaagtaaaattcTATAATTAAAAGCTGAAAAGTTCTATTTTCTATCCGATTCTCATTATTAGAATTGGATTTGACTCCTCCATAATTATTTGGTAAAAGAAAAtaccaaataaaaacaaatattgataTAATCACATTTAAATGATTCAATTAAGACTAACCATTCTTTCATTTCATGATagatgtaaagaaaaataccaGAAAAttagggagggagagagagagagagagagagagagagagagagagagagattggattGGAAGGCCTACGTTGTGTGGATAAGAAAATCAAGCCGACGCCAAAGGAAGGCAAGACAAAGGCTAGAGCGGAAGAATCTCGTGAACCACGTCCATCGGTACGGCGATCGAATCAAAAAAACCCTCCCTTCTCACTCCACTTCAGTCCCACTTCTTTGAGTCTTGACCCACACTCACTTCCTTTCTTCCTTCCATGGTCGTACCTAAAAGGAGGAAGCTTTGCAGAGTAAATCAGTAGTACGCAGCATCCTTTTTTCTCTGTTTATTCTACCGTTCTTTTCCCACACCCAATTCCTTTCCCCGCCCATTAAGACTCTGACGGAGTGACTGAGATGGTGAGGATAATTCCCATGGCTTCTACGATTCGCCCTTCTCTCTCCTCGCTCAGACTGCCTCTCCTGCGCTGCTCTTCTCTCTCTTATCACAACCCCTCTCGCCGTCTCGCTCTCTTGCATCTTGGTAGCGGTAAAACCCCgctctgcttcttcttcttcttcttctttttttttctttttgctttgttttgagcCCTGGAAAATTTTCTGCTTTTCGTAGTGCATTCTATTGACTGCTTGCAATTGGACTGGGGGCTTCCCAGGTTATAATTTGGTGGTTTCTTAGGGTCATATATATCGAAGTAGAAGGTAGAGGGATTTTAGATACCATGCCTGCTGATTTTATCATGTAGCTTGATTCGTCCCATCGGAAATAAACGGAAAATTTGCACAAAAACATAGAACATATCTATAGACACACACCTAGATgcatgtatatgtgtgtgtgtctatatatatatatatatatatatatatatccgccCCTGTGCCAAGTCTTTCTTACGAGTGGTGCTGGCTCGAAAAAGGTGGTTGTCAGTTGTGTCGCTTGGAGAAATTGAGGAATTTTGGGATTCTGATGGTTTTTATTAAATGCACCCACATTTTTACTCTTTAGGGTGGCTGAAGCATTTGTATATCCTTTACATTATATGAGCTTTCttatttacaataaatttttgagaaatacttcagccacaaagagattttttaaaaataaattcacaaattgacgtgacttgatgtggtacgccagattgtaaatttatttttattgtaaagtaaatctaatcgATCACATGAAGCCACACCAGTTTGTGTGTCTACTTATGTGAAATCCCTTTGTGGCTGTGAtacttctctaatttttttttttatctttactcGCTCATTGAAAAAACCATGGGTCTTGCATGATGCTAGCGTAGGAAACTCTAGTGTATTGATGCTTTTAGACAGTTTCagaaatttatctaaattaatgaTTTAAAGTTGTTATCCAGCTGTTCCACAGTTACAGTTCTTTGGTCTGAAAGCAGCTAAGCTGTTGAGAGGAGAGGGTAATGGCATGGGGATGGCCACAGCTGGAAATGCTGCCCAAGCAAGCACTGCTGCTACCCAAGAAAATGTCCTAGAGTGGGTCAAGAAAGACAAGCGAAGGATGCTCCATGTTGTTTACCGGGTTGGAGACCTGGACAAAACCA carries:
- the LOC108986402 gene encoding uncharacterized protein LOC108986402; translated protein: MRNMLTQTSAKHQRLQQQNDTWSPPPPHTYKINWDATIDKMKCKVGIRIIVRDHSGLVVASSRLNISLYPEPFLAEAIGALEASRLGNHLGLTKIILEGDSFQVIQAINGKGKNWSSTGMIIDDIKGQLSTLESWSAIHICREGNKATHVLAKNAFVNSTSSLDVDSIPSCITNFI
- the LOC108986412 gene encoding uncharacterized protein LOC108986412, yielding MCKFPWQLLFRNSSVNTAAASSSDHSPLVVLISTVEQLATRVEKPFRYEASWAVKEECKKVIEESWNRNKMMSNKLMVARENLKRSREKLSWWSKNSVQPDTKIIHNRFQKLQALQKANKGDLKEEIQATKKEINQLLEEEDTYWRQRAKHKWLLEGDRNTRLFH